The window TTTCTGGATCGTCCGGTCTTTGCCTGGGTCATCGCCATCGTCATGATGGTGGGAGGAGCGCTGGCGATTTACCGTATGCCCATCTCCCAGTATCCCGCCATGGCTCCCCCGTCGATTTATATTATGACCATGTATCCCGGGGCCTCGGCCGAGACCGTGGAAAACACCGTGACCCAGATCATCGAGCAGAAGATGACCGGGCTTGACAAGATGCTTTATATGTCGGCCACCAGTGACTCTTCAGGCATGTGCCGCATTGAATTAACTTTTGCCCCGGGGACTGATCCGGACCTCGCCTGGTCCAAAGT is drawn from Deltaproteobacteria bacterium and contains these coding sequences:
- a CDS encoding efflux RND transporter permease subunit; translated protein: MLSRFFLDRPVFAWVIAIVMMVGGALAIYRMPISQYPAMAPPSIYIMTMYPGASAETVENTVTQIIEQKMTGLDKMLYMSATSDSSGMCRIELTFAPGTDPDLAWSKV